Proteins from a genomic interval of Rosa chinensis cultivar Old Blush chromosome 2, RchiOBHm-V2, whole genome shotgun sequence:
- the LOC112190736 gene encoding autophagy-related protein 101 isoform X1 — MNCEVCQLKELEVEHFEIREVLRCILHTIVFNRALGLVRPKDVDLELFEITYVQCGDLELEKKIDEKIEQFISWVEKHPNKKSQVCLSFFEVKNKQPSWFTNKTERLYWEQWYINLNVAQNPKAHSTKSHHSKVVVDPGESASEERVARRAALEATLHEVLFQIVKFVNEKKDHVPPIPNLEGVVSFPYEITIPSSSDSAFGMDMIKRMLQTGHPTMLS; from the exons ATGAACTGCGAAGTTTGCCAACTCAAAGAATTG GAAGTCGAGCACTTTGAGATACGTGAAGTTCTGCGCT GCATACTTCACACAATTGTGTTCAATCGAGCTTTAGGTCTCGTGCGGCCGAAAGATGTTGATTTGGAACTTTTTGAAATAACATAT GTGCAATGTGGAGATCTGGaacttgaaaagaaaatagatgAAAAGATTGAGCAATTCATTAGTTGGGTAGAGAAACACCCGAACAAGAAAAGTCAG GTCTGCTTGTCTTTCTTTGAAGTAAAAAACAAACAGCCATCTTGGTTCACTAACAAAACAGAGCGGCTGTATTGGGAACAGTGGTATATCAATTTGAATGTGGCCCAAAACCCAAAAGCACATTCTACCAAATCTCATCACTCCAAAGTTGTAGTTGATCCAGGAG AAAGTGCATCAGAGGAGAGGGTTGCTCGCAGAGCTGCACTTGAAGCAACTCTTCATGAAGTTTTGTTTCAAATAGTGAAATTTGTGAATGAGAAGAAAGATCACGTTCCCCCCATACCGAATCTTGAGGGTGTAGTCTCTTTCCCGTATGAAATAACTATCCCAAG TTCCTCGGACTCCGCATTTGGGATGGACATGATCAAGAGGATGCTGCAGACTGGCCATCCAACCATGCTTAGCTGA
- the LOC112190736 gene encoding autophagy-related protein 101 isoform X2 gives MNCEVCQLKELEVEHFEIREVLRCILHTIVFNRALGLVRPKDVDLELFEITYVQCGDLELEKKIDEKIEQFISWVEKHPNKKSQVCLSFFEVKNKQPSWFTNKTERLYWEQWYINLNVAQNPKAHSTKSHHSKVVVDPGESASEERVARRAALEATLHEVLFQIVKFVNEKKDHVPPIPNLEGVVSFPYEITIPRKFL, from the exons ATGAACTGCGAAGTTTGCCAACTCAAAGAATTG GAAGTCGAGCACTTTGAGATACGTGAAGTTCTGCGCT GCATACTTCACACAATTGTGTTCAATCGAGCTTTAGGTCTCGTGCGGCCGAAAGATGTTGATTTGGAACTTTTTGAAATAACATAT GTGCAATGTGGAGATCTGGaacttgaaaagaaaatagatgAAAAGATTGAGCAATTCATTAGTTGGGTAGAGAAACACCCGAACAAGAAAAGTCAG GTCTGCTTGTCTTTCTTTGAAGTAAAAAACAAACAGCCATCTTGGTTCACTAACAAAACAGAGCGGCTGTATTGGGAACAGTGGTATATCAATTTGAATGTGGCCCAAAACCCAAAAGCACATTCTACCAAATCTCATCACTCCAAAGTTGTAGTTGATCCAGGAG AAAGTGCATCAGAGGAGAGGGTTGCTCGCAGAGCTGCACTTGAAGCAACTCTTCATGAAGTTTTGTTTCAAATAGTGAAATTTGTGAATGAGAAGAAAGATCACGTTCCCCCCATACCGAATCTTGAGGGTGTAGTCTCTTTCCCGTATGAAATAACTATCCCAAG GAAGTTTCTCTGA
- the LOC112190550 gene encoding dof zinc finger protein DOF3.4: MIQELFGGAGFNTGGVGGGGERKISISSSSTSLSPSPSPSSSTTTTTTAAAAATTNSENLRCPRCDSANTKFCYYNNYNLTQPRHFCKTCRRYWTKGGALRNVPIGGGCRKNKNGTMSTSISKTAVAGKLKTMASEIGRSGFGLGFDHEVQASPILWGSPQNSHILALLRSSTPNPNPNPNVQLCTNSVKEEGGMNMIGSHMMSESSGAGNDAMTARTLGLDPLSSFWRNNQNVQPPHHHQQQNGNFLLGHEVQSNQGIQELFQRLRSSSSSGSYYSHDLNNGVSSSSTSSILEAAPAVGGELGYNWNPAFTWSDQLPTTNGAYP; the protein is encoded by the coding sequence ATGATCCAAGAACTGTTCGGAGGCGCAGGCTTTAATACAGGAGgagtaggaggaggaggagagaggaaaatctccatttcttcttcttctacttctctTTCGCCTTCAccgtctccttcttcttccactACTACTACCACtaccgctgcggccgctgcAACAACGAATTCAGAGAACTTGAGATGCCCGAGATGCGATTCTGCCAACACCAAGTTCTGTTACTACAACAACTACAACCTCACGCAGCCCCGCCACTTCTGCAAGACTTGCCGCCGCTACTGGACCAAGGGAGGAGCCCTAAGGAATGTTCCGATTGGGGGTGGATGCCGGAAAAACAAGAATGGTACCATGTCAACATCGATAAGCAAGACAGCTGTGGCCGGGAAGTTGAAAACAATGGCGTCAGAGATCGGGAGGTCCGGGTTCGGACTCGGGTTTGatcacgaagtgcaagcaagtcCGATACTGTGGGGTTCACCTCAGAATTCCCATATCCTAGCTCTACTAAGATCCAGCActccaaaccctaaccctaaccctaatgttCAACTGTGTACTAATTCGGTGAAGGAAGAGGGGGGAATGAATATGATTGGGTCCCACATGATGAGTGAGTCTTCTGGAGCTGGAAATGATGCAATGACAGCTCGGACCTTGGGGTTGGATCCGCTGAGTTCTTTCTGGAGAAACAACCAGAACGTTCAACCTCCACACCACCACCAACAACAGAATGGTAATTTCTTACTTGGGCATGAGGTTCAAAGCAACCAAGGAATTCAGGAACTATTTCAGAGGCTTAGATCATCCTCTTCATCAGGTAGTTATTATTCGCATGATCTTAATAATGgggtttcttcatcttctacatCATCGATTTTGGAGGCGGCTCCGGCTGTTGGTGGTGAATTGGGTTATAACTGGAACCCAGCGTTTACTTGGTCCGATCAGCTCCCTACAACAAATGGTGCATACCCTTAA